One genomic window of Motacilla alba alba isolate MOTALB_02 chromosome 3, Motacilla_alba_V1.0_pri, whole genome shotgun sequence includes the following:
- the TP53BP2 gene encoding apoptosis-stimulating of p53 protein 2 isoform X1 — MRFGSKMMPMFLTVYLSNNEQHFTEVPVTPETTCRDVVELCKEPGESECHLAEVWCGSERAIADNERMLDVLQRFGMQRSEVRFFLRHERSPCREAGPGQRSQDPAFKRNGVKVPGDRRIENGVSAPRMDMTLAELQEMASRQQQQIEAQQQMLANKEQRLKFLKQQDQRQQQQAAEQEKLKRLKEIAENQEAKLKKVRALKGHVEQKRLSNGKLVEEIEQMNSLFQQKQRELVLAVSKVEELTRQLEMLKNGRIDGYHDNQSAVAELDRLYKELQLRNKLNQEQNAKLQQQRECLNKRNLEVAVMDKRVNELRERLWKKKAALQQKENVPVSSDGNLPQPVASAPSRVAAVGPYIQSSTMPRIASRPELLVKPAFSDGTQALQVPDGPLKTQTLPNMRAGNSSQAKAPAGPVVPNAKPSPSAPDWSSSNTDNHINQGSALTSGKGIVTSEGQAEGEALLRDREKKVRPFSMFDSVEQSAGLGTLRKNQSSEDLLREAQTTNKNVTKVPPPVPTKPKQINLPYFGQASHLQPADTKLDGNLQKLPLAIAAVGNKQKPVAQQPSHPSQQIQQRISVPPAGSSSSQDQILPSSKQESPPAAAVRPFTPQPSKETSLPPFRKPQTVAASSIYSMYTQQQTPGKNFQQAVQSALTRAQTRGPHFPSVYGKPVMAGAGVQNQLPQTENIYSNLQGKPGSPEPEMETAASAQENHEAERIPRPLSPTKLLPFLSNPYRNQSDADLEALRKKLSNAPRPLKKRSSITEPEGPNGPNIQKLLYQRTTLAAMETISAPSHPSKQTASAASPESPVEIPNPYLSTEAEKETAASMPEAAIAEETESTAAEQSEAALPPVPLDPVPEAVSDSDELTQPKPEEPNLEAPLPLEVYMEEYPPYPPPPYPSGEPESLGEDSFSMRPPEVTGQFSLPPGKRTNLRKTGSERIGHGMRVKFNPLALLLDSSLEGEFDLVQRIIYEVEDPSMPNDEGITALHNAVCAGHTEIVKFLVQFGVNVNAADSDGWTPLHCAASCNNVQVCKFLVESGAAVFAMTYSDMQTAADKCEEMEEGYTQCSQFLYGVQEKMGIMNKGVIYGLWDYEAQNDDELSMKEGDCMTILRREDEEEIEWWWARLNDKEGYVPRNLLGLYPRIKPRQRSLA, encoded by the exons aGCGCGCCATAGCCGATAACGAGCGGATGCTGGATGTTCTGCAGAGGTTTGGAATGCAGAGGAGCGAGGTGCGTTTCTTTCTCCGCCACGAACGCTCTCCCTGCCGGGAAGCTG GGCCTGGACAAAGGTCTCAAGATCCAGCCTTCAAAAGAAATGGTGTGAAGGTGCCTGGTGATCGAAGAATAGAAAATGGG GTAAGTGCACCAAGGATGGATATGACACTGGCTGAACTTCAGGAAATGGCATCACGCCAACAGCAACAAATTGAGGCTCAACAACAAATGCTGGCTAACAAG GAGCAGCGCCTGAAATTCCTGAAGCAGCAAGATCAGCGACAGCAACAGCAAGCTGCTGAACAGGAAAAACTGAAGAGATTAAAGGAAATTGCTGAGAATCAAGAAGCCAAACTTAAGAAAGTGAGAGCATTGAAAGGTCATGTGGAGCAAAAAAGACTCAGCAATGGGAAATTAG TGGAGGAGATTGAACAGATGAACAGCCTGTTCCAGCaaaagcagcgcgagctggTGCTGGCCGTGTCCAAAGTGGAGGAGCTCACCAGGCAACTGGAGATGCTGAAGAACGGCAGGATTGATGGTTACCACGACAACCAGTCGGCTGTAGCTGAGCTCGACCGCCTCTACAAGGAGCTGCAG TTGAGGAACAAACTGAACCAGGAGCAGAATGCCAAGCTGCAGCAACAGAGGGAGTGTTTGAACAAGCGCAACTTGGAGGTGGCAGTCATGGATAAGCGTGTTAATGAGCTGCGCGAGCGGCTGTGGAAGaaaaaggcagctctgcagcagaaagagaatGTACCA GTTTCTTCAGATGGGAATTTACCACAGCCAGTGGCTTCTGCTCCAAGCCGAGTGGCAGCAGTAGGTCCTTATATCCAGTCCTCTACTATGCCACGTATTGCTTCCAGACCTGAGCTTTTGGTGAAGCCAGCATTTTCAGATGGGACACAAGCTTTGCAGGTACCTGATGGGccactgaaaacacaaacactGCCCAATATGAGAGCTGGGAACAGTTCACAAGCTAAAGCTCCTGCAG GTCCTGTGGTCCCCAATGCAAAACCTTCCCcatctgctcctgactggagTAGTTCAAATACAGACAATCATATTAATCAAGGATCAGCCTTGACTTCAGGAAAAGGAATTGTGACAAGTGAAGGACAAG ctgaaggagaagctCTTTTACGAGACAGAGAGAAGAAGGTGCGTCCCTTCTCCATGTTTGACTCTGTGGAGCagtctgctgggctgggcactcTGAGGAAGAACCAGAGCAGTGAGGATCTCCTGCGGGAGGCACAG acAACCAATAAAAATGTAACCAAGGTGCCACCACCTGTCCCCACTAAACCAAAACAGATCAACTTGCCTTACTTTGGTCAAGCCAGTCACCTTCAACCTGCTGATACAAAGCTGGATGGAAACCTTCAGAAGCTGCCTTTGGCTATTGCAGCTGTGGGGAACAAGCAAAAAccagtggcacagcagcctTCTCATCCTTCTCAGCAGATACAGCAAAGAATTTCAGTACCTCCTGCAGGTTCTTCCTCTAGCCAGGATCAAATTCTTCCTTCCTCCAAACAGGAGagtcccccagcagcagctgtgagacCTTTTACTCCTCAGCCATCCAAAGAGACTTCACTGCCACCATTTCGAAAGCCTCAGACTGTGGCTGCAAGTTCCATTTATAGCATGTACACCCAACAGCAGACTCCTGGGAAGAACTTCCAGCAGGCAGTGCAGAGTGCTTTGACGAGGGCACAGACCAGAGGACCACACTTCCCAAGTG TGTACGGCAAGCCCGTGATGGCAGGAGCTGGCGTGCAGAACCAGCTGCCGCAGACAGAGAACATCTACTCCAACCTCCAGGGCAAGCCAGGCAGCCCAGAGCCCGAGATGGaaacagcagcctctgctcaggAGAACCACGAAGCAGAGAGGATCCCCCGTCCCCTGAGCCCCACcaagctgctgcccttcctgtCCAACCCCTACCGCAACCAGAGCGACGCCGACCTGGAGGCGCTGCGCAAGAAGCTGTCCAACGCGCCCCGGCCGCTGAAGAAGCGCAGCTCTATCACTGAGCCAGAGGGGCCCAACGGCCCCAACATCCAGAAGCTGCTCTATCAGAGGACCACGCTGGCTGCCATGGAGACTATCTCAGCTCCCTCGCATCCCTCCAAACAGACGGCGTCAGCTGCCAGTCCTGAAAGCCCGGTGGAGATCCCAAATCCCTATCTAAGCAcggaggcagaaaaagaaacgGCTGCGTCCATGCCAGAAGCTGCTATTGCTGAGGAGacagaaagcacagcagcagagcagagtgaaGCTGCTCTTCCCCCTGTACCTTTGGACCCTGtacctgaagctgtgtcagacaGCGATGAACTCACGCAGCCCAAACCAGAAGAGCCAAACCTGGAAGCTCCACTGCCCCTGGAGGTGTACATGGAAGAATATCCTCCATACCCACCACCTCCCTATCCATCAGGGGAACCAGAAAGTTTGGGAGAGGACTCCTTCAGTATGAGGCCTCCTGAAGTTACTGGACAGTTTTCCTTGCCTCCT GGGAAGAGGACAAACTTGCGTAAGACTGGCTCCGAAAGGATTGGCCATGGAATGAGAGTGAAATTCAATCCCTTGGCGCTGCTTCTGGATTCATCTTTGGAGGGGGAGTTTGACCTCGTGCAGAGAATAATTTATGAG GTGGAAGATCCTAGCATGCCCAATGATGAAGGAATTACTGCTCTGCACAACGCTGTGTGTGCCGGGCACACGGAAATCGTGAAGTTCCTGGTGCAGTTTGGGGTGAACGTGAACGCTGCAGACAGCGATGGATG GACCCCTCTGCACTGTGCAGCATCCTGCAATAACGTGCAGGTGTGCAAGTTCCTGGTGGAGTCGGGGGCAGCTGTGTTTGCCATGACCTACAGCGACATGCAGACAGCTGCGGACAAGTGCGAGGAGATGGAGGAGGGCTACACacagtgctcccagttcctgTATG GAGTGCAGGAGAAGATGGGCATCATGAACAAAGGAGTGATTTATGGGCTGTGGGATTACGAGGCTCAGAACGACGACGAGCTGTCCATGAAGGAAGGAGACTGCATGACGATCCTGCGCcgtgaggatgaggaggagatCGAGTGGTGGTGGGCACGGCTCAATGACAAGGAAGGCTATGTGCCCAGAAACCTGCTAGGG CTGTATCCAAGGATTAAACCTAGACAAAGAAGCTTGGCATGA
- the TP53BP2 gene encoding apoptosis-stimulating of p53 protein 2 isoform X2 codes for MFLTVYLSNNEQHFTEVPVTPETTCRDVVELCKEPGESECHLAEVWCGSERAIADNERMLDVLQRFGMQRSEVRFFLRHERSPCREAGPGQRSQDPAFKRNGVKVPGDRRIENGVSAPRMDMTLAELQEMASRQQQQIEAQQQMLANKEQRLKFLKQQDQRQQQQAAEQEKLKRLKEIAENQEAKLKKVRALKGHVEQKRLSNGKLVEEIEQMNSLFQQKQRELVLAVSKVEELTRQLEMLKNGRIDGYHDNQSAVAELDRLYKELQLRNKLNQEQNAKLQQQRECLNKRNLEVAVMDKRVNELRERLWKKKAALQQKENVPVSSDGNLPQPVASAPSRVAAVGPYIQSSTMPRIASRPELLVKPAFSDGTQALQVPDGPLKTQTLPNMRAGNSSQAKAPAGPVVPNAKPSPSAPDWSSSNTDNHINQGSALTSGKGIVTSEGQAEGEALLRDREKKVRPFSMFDSVEQSAGLGTLRKNQSSEDLLREAQTTNKNVTKVPPPVPTKPKQINLPYFGQASHLQPADTKLDGNLQKLPLAIAAVGNKQKPVAQQPSHPSQQIQQRISVPPAGSSSSQDQILPSSKQESPPAAAVRPFTPQPSKETSLPPFRKPQTVAASSIYSMYTQQQTPGKNFQQAVQSALTRAQTRGPHFPSVYGKPVMAGAGVQNQLPQTENIYSNLQGKPGSPEPEMETAASAQENHEAERIPRPLSPTKLLPFLSNPYRNQSDADLEALRKKLSNAPRPLKKRSSITEPEGPNGPNIQKLLYQRTTLAAMETISAPSHPSKQTASAASPESPVEIPNPYLSTEAEKETAASMPEAAIAEETESTAAEQSEAALPPVPLDPVPEAVSDSDELTQPKPEEPNLEAPLPLEVYMEEYPPYPPPPYPSGEPESLGEDSFSMRPPEVTGQFSLPPGKRTNLRKTGSERIGHGMRVKFNPLALLLDSSLEGEFDLVQRIIYEVEDPSMPNDEGITALHNAVCAGHTEIVKFLVQFGVNVNAADSDGWTPLHCAASCNNVQVCKFLVESGAAVFAMTYSDMQTAADKCEEMEEGYTQCSQFLYGVQEKMGIMNKGVIYGLWDYEAQNDDELSMKEGDCMTILRREDEEEIEWWWARLNDKEGYVPRNLLGLYPRIKPRQRSLA; via the exons aGCGCGCCATAGCCGATAACGAGCGGATGCTGGATGTTCTGCAGAGGTTTGGAATGCAGAGGAGCGAGGTGCGTTTCTTTCTCCGCCACGAACGCTCTCCCTGCCGGGAAGCTG GGCCTGGACAAAGGTCTCAAGATCCAGCCTTCAAAAGAAATGGTGTGAAGGTGCCTGGTGATCGAAGAATAGAAAATGGG GTAAGTGCACCAAGGATGGATATGACACTGGCTGAACTTCAGGAAATGGCATCACGCCAACAGCAACAAATTGAGGCTCAACAACAAATGCTGGCTAACAAG GAGCAGCGCCTGAAATTCCTGAAGCAGCAAGATCAGCGACAGCAACAGCAAGCTGCTGAACAGGAAAAACTGAAGAGATTAAAGGAAATTGCTGAGAATCAAGAAGCCAAACTTAAGAAAGTGAGAGCATTGAAAGGTCATGTGGAGCAAAAAAGACTCAGCAATGGGAAATTAG TGGAGGAGATTGAACAGATGAACAGCCTGTTCCAGCaaaagcagcgcgagctggTGCTGGCCGTGTCCAAAGTGGAGGAGCTCACCAGGCAACTGGAGATGCTGAAGAACGGCAGGATTGATGGTTACCACGACAACCAGTCGGCTGTAGCTGAGCTCGACCGCCTCTACAAGGAGCTGCAG TTGAGGAACAAACTGAACCAGGAGCAGAATGCCAAGCTGCAGCAACAGAGGGAGTGTTTGAACAAGCGCAACTTGGAGGTGGCAGTCATGGATAAGCGTGTTAATGAGCTGCGCGAGCGGCTGTGGAAGaaaaaggcagctctgcagcagaaagagaatGTACCA GTTTCTTCAGATGGGAATTTACCACAGCCAGTGGCTTCTGCTCCAAGCCGAGTGGCAGCAGTAGGTCCTTATATCCAGTCCTCTACTATGCCACGTATTGCTTCCAGACCTGAGCTTTTGGTGAAGCCAGCATTTTCAGATGGGACACAAGCTTTGCAGGTACCTGATGGGccactgaaaacacaaacactGCCCAATATGAGAGCTGGGAACAGTTCACAAGCTAAAGCTCCTGCAG GTCCTGTGGTCCCCAATGCAAAACCTTCCCcatctgctcctgactggagTAGTTCAAATACAGACAATCATATTAATCAAGGATCAGCCTTGACTTCAGGAAAAGGAATTGTGACAAGTGAAGGACAAG ctgaaggagaagctCTTTTACGAGACAGAGAGAAGAAGGTGCGTCCCTTCTCCATGTTTGACTCTGTGGAGCagtctgctgggctgggcactcTGAGGAAGAACCAGAGCAGTGAGGATCTCCTGCGGGAGGCACAG acAACCAATAAAAATGTAACCAAGGTGCCACCACCTGTCCCCACTAAACCAAAACAGATCAACTTGCCTTACTTTGGTCAAGCCAGTCACCTTCAACCTGCTGATACAAAGCTGGATGGAAACCTTCAGAAGCTGCCTTTGGCTATTGCAGCTGTGGGGAACAAGCAAAAAccagtggcacagcagcctTCTCATCCTTCTCAGCAGATACAGCAAAGAATTTCAGTACCTCCTGCAGGTTCTTCCTCTAGCCAGGATCAAATTCTTCCTTCCTCCAAACAGGAGagtcccccagcagcagctgtgagacCTTTTACTCCTCAGCCATCCAAAGAGACTTCACTGCCACCATTTCGAAAGCCTCAGACTGTGGCTGCAAGTTCCATTTATAGCATGTACACCCAACAGCAGACTCCTGGGAAGAACTTCCAGCAGGCAGTGCAGAGTGCTTTGACGAGGGCACAGACCAGAGGACCACACTTCCCAAGTG TGTACGGCAAGCCCGTGATGGCAGGAGCTGGCGTGCAGAACCAGCTGCCGCAGACAGAGAACATCTACTCCAACCTCCAGGGCAAGCCAGGCAGCCCAGAGCCCGAGATGGaaacagcagcctctgctcaggAGAACCACGAAGCAGAGAGGATCCCCCGTCCCCTGAGCCCCACcaagctgctgcccttcctgtCCAACCCCTACCGCAACCAGAGCGACGCCGACCTGGAGGCGCTGCGCAAGAAGCTGTCCAACGCGCCCCGGCCGCTGAAGAAGCGCAGCTCTATCACTGAGCCAGAGGGGCCCAACGGCCCCAACATCCAGAAGCTGCTCTATCAGAGGACCACGCTGGCTGCCATGGAGACTATCTCAGCTCCCTCGCATCCCTCCAAACAGACGGCGTCAGCTGCCAGTCCTGAAAGCCCGGTGGAGATCCCAAATCCCTATCTAAGCAcggaggcagaaaaagaaacgGCTGCGTCCATGCCAGAAGCTGCTATTGCTGAGGAGacagaaagcacagcagcagagcagagtgaaGCTGCTCTTCCCCCTGTACCTTTGGACCCTGtacctgaagctgtgtcagacaGCGATGAACTCACGCAGCCCAAACCAGAAGAGCCAAACCTGGAAGCTCCACTGCCCCTGGAGGTGTACATGGAAGAATATCCTCCATACCCACCACCTCCCTATCCATCAGGGGAACCAGAAAGTTTGGGAGAGGACTCCTTCAGTATGAGGCCTCCTGAAGTTACTGGACAGTTTTCCTTGCCTCCT GGGAAGAGGACAAACTTGCGTAAGACTGGCTCCGAAAGGATTGGCCATGGAATGAGAGTGAAATTCAATCCCTTGGCGCTGCTTCTGGATTCATCTTTGGAGGGGGAGTTTGACCTCGTGCAGAGAATAATTTATGAG GTGGAAGATCCTAGCATGCCCAATGATGAAGGAATTACTGCTCTGCACAACGCTGTGTGTGCCGGGCACACGGAAATCGTGAAGTTCCTGGTGCAGTTTGGGGTGAACGTGAACGCTGCAGACAGCGATGGATG GACCCCTCTGCACTGTGCAGCATCCTGCAATAACGTGCAGGTGTGCAAGTTCCTGGTGGAGTCGGGGGCAGCTGTGTTTGCCATGACCTACAGCGACATGCAGACAGCTGCGGACAAGTGCGAGGAGATGGAGGAGGGCTACACacagtgctcccagttcctgTATG GAGTGCAGGAGAAGATGGGCATCATGAACAAAGGAGTGATTTATGGGCTGTGGGATTACGAGGCTCAGAACGACGACGAGCTGTCCATGAAGGAAGGAGACTGCATGACGATCCTGCGCcgtgaggatgaggaggagatCGAGTGGTGGTGGGCACGGCTCAATGACAAGGAAGGCTATGTGCCCAGAAACCTGCTAGGG CTGTATCCAAGGATTAAACCTAGACAAAGAAGCTTGGCATGA
- the TP53BP2 gene encoding apoptosis-stimulating of p53 protein 2 isoform X3, which translates to MDMTLAELQEMASRQQQQIEAQQQMLANKEQRLKFLKQQDQRQQQQAAEQEKLKRLKEIAENQEAKLKKVRALKGHVEQKRLSNGKLVEEIEQMNSLFQQKQRELVLAVSKVEELTRQLEMLKNGRIDGYHDNQSAVAELDRLYKELQLRNKLNQEQNAKLQQQRECLNKRNLEVAVMDKRVNELRERLWKKKAALQQKENVPVSSDGNLPQPVASAPSRVAAVGPYIQSSTMPRIASRPELLVKPAFSDGTQALQVPDGPLKTQTLPNMRAGNSSQAKAPAGPVVPNAKPSPSAPDWSSSNTDNHINQGSALTSGKGIVTSEGQAEGEALLRDREKKVRPFSMFDSVEQSAGLGTLRKNQSSEDLLREAQTTNKNVTKVPPPVPTKPKQINLPYFGQASHLQPADTKLDGNLQKLPLAIAAVGNKQKPVAQQPSHPSQQIQQRISVPPAGSSSSQDQILPSSKQESPPAAAVRPFTPQPSKETSLPPFRKPQTVAASSIYSMYTQQQTPGKNFQQAVQSALTRAQTRGPHFPSVYGKPVMAGAGVQNQLPQTENIYSNLQGKPGSPEPEMETAASAQENHEAERIPRPLSPTKLLPFLSNPYRNQSDADLEALRKKLSNAPRPLKKRSSITEPEGPNGPNIQKLLYQRTTLAAMETISAPSHPSKQTASAASPESPVEIPNPYLSTEAEKETAASMPEAAIAEETESTAAEQSEAALPPVPLDPVPEAVSDSDELTQPKPEEPNLEAPLPLEVYMEEYPPYPPPPYPSGEPESLGEDSFSMRPPEVTGQFSLPPGKRTNLRKTGSERIGHGMRVKFNPLALLLDSSLEGEFDLVQRIIYEVEDPSMPNDEGITALHNAVCAGHTEIVKFLVQFGVNVNAADSDGWTPLHCAASCNNVQVCKFLVESGAAVFAMTYSDMQTAADKCEEMEEGYTQCSQFLYGVQEKMGIMNKGVIYGLWDYEAQNDDELSMKEGDCMTILRREDEEEIEWWWARLNDKEGYVPRNLLGLYPRIKPRQRSLA; encoded by the exons ATGGATATGACACTGGCTGAACTTCAGGAAATGGCATCACGCCAACAGCAACAAATTGAGGCTCAACAACAAATGCTGGCTAACAAG GAGCAGCGCCTGAAATTCCTGAAGCAGCAAGATCAGCGACAGCAACAGCAAGCTGCTGAACAGGAAAAACTGAAGAGATTAAAGGAAATTGCTGAGAATCAAGAAGCCAAACTTAAGAAAGTGAGAGCATTGAAAGGTCATGTGGAGCAAAAAAGACTCAGCAATGGGAAATTAG TGGAGGAGATTGAACAGATGAACAGCCTGTTCCAGCaaaagcagcgcgagctggTGCTGGCCGTGTCCAAAGTGGAGGAGCTCACCAGGCAACTGGAGATGCTGAAGAACGGCAGGATTGATGGTTACCACGACAACCAGTCGGCTGTAGCTGAGCTCGACCGCCTCTACAAGGAGCTGCAG TTGAGGAACAAACTGAACCAGGAGCAGAATGCCAAGCTGCAGCAACAGAGGGAGTGTTTGAACAAGCGCAACTTGGAGGTGGCAGTCATGGATAAGCGTGTTAATGAGCTGCGCGAGCGGCTGTGGAAGaaaaaggcagctctgcagcagaaagagaatGTACCA GTTTCTTCAGATGGGAATTTACCACAGCCAGTGGCTTCTGCTCCAAGCCGAGTGGCAGCAGTAGGTCCTTATATCCAGTCCTCTACTATGCCACGTATTGCTTCCAGACCTGAGCTTTTGGTGAAGCCAGCATTTTCAGATGGGACACAAGCTTTGCAGGTACCTGATGGGccactgaaaacacaaacactGCCCAATATGAGAGCTGGGAACAGTTCACAAGCTAAAGCTCCTGCAG GTCCTGTGGTCCCCAATGCAAAACCTTCCCcatctgctcctgactggagTAGTTCAAATACAGACAATCATATTAATCAAGGATCAGCCTTGACTTCAGGAAAAGGAATTGTGACAAGTGAAGGACAAG ctgaaggagaagctCTTTTACGAGACAGAGAGAAGAAGGTGCGTCCCTTCTCCATGTTTGACTCTGTGGAGCagtctgctgggctgggcactcTGAGGAAGAACCAGAGCAGTGAGGATCTCCTGCGGGAGGCACAG acAACCAATAAAAATGTAACCAAGGTGCCACCACCTGTCCCCACTAAACCAAAACAGATCAACTTGCCTTACTTTGGTCAAGCCAGTCACCTTCAACCTGCTGATACAAAGCTGGATGGAAACCTTCAGAAGCTGCCTTTGGCTATTGCAGCTGTGGGGAACAAGCAAAAAccagtggcacagcagcctTCTCATCCTTCTCAGCAGATACAGCAAAGAATTTCAGTACCTCCTGCAGGTTCTTCCTCTAGCCAGGATCAAATTCTTCCTTCCTCCAAACAGGAGagtcccccagcagcagctgtgagacCTTTTACTCCTCAGCCATCCAAAGAGACTTCACTGCCACCATTTCGAAAGCCTCAGACTGTGGCTGCAAGTTCCATTTATAGCATGTACACCCAACAGCAGACTCCTGGGAAGAACTTCCAGCAGGCAGTGCAGAGTGCTTTGACGAGGGCACAGACCAGAGGACCACACTTCCCAAGTG TGTACGGCAAGCCCGTGATGGCAGGAGCTGGCGTGCAGAACCAGCTGCCGCAGACAGAGAACATCTACTCCAACCTCCAGGGCAAGCCAGGCAGCCCAGAGCCCGAGATGGaaacagcagcctctgctcaggAGAACCACGAAGCAGAGAGGATCCCCCGTCCCCTGAGCCCCACcaagctgctgcccttcctgtCCAACCCCTACCGCAACCAGAGCGACGCCGACCTGGAGGCGCTGCGCAAGAAGCTGTCCAACGCGCCCCGGCCGCTGAAGAAGCGCAGCTCTATCACTGAGCCAGAGGGGCCCAACGGCCCCAACATCCAGAAGCTGCTCTATCAGAGGACCACGCTGGCTGCCATGGAGACTATCTCAGCTCCCTCGCATCCCTCCAAACAGACGGCGTCAGCTGCCAGTCCTGAAAGCCCGGTGGAGATCCCAAATCCCTATCTAAGCAcggaggcagaaaaagaaacgGCTGCGTCCATGCCAGAAGCTGCTATTGCTGAGGAGacagaaagcacagcagcagagcagagtgaaGCTGCTCTTCCCCCTGTACCTTTGGACCCTGtacctgaagctgtgtcagacaGCGATGAACTCACGCAGCCCAAACCAGAAGAGCCAAACCTGGAAGCTCCACTGCCCCTGGAGGTGTACATGGAAGAATATCCTCCATACCCACCACCTCCCTATCCATCAGGGGAACCAGAAAGTTTGGGAGAGGACTCCTTCAGTATGAGGCCTCCTGAAGTTACTGGACAGTTTTCCTTGCCTCCT GGGAAGAGGACAAACTTGCGTAAGACTGGCTCCGAAAGGATTGGCCATGGAATGAGAGTGAAATTCAATCCCTTGGCGCTGCTTCTGGATTCATCTTTGGAGGGGGAGTTTGACCTCGTGCAGAGAATAATTTATGAG GTGGAAGATCCTAGCATGCCCAATGATGAAGGAATTACTGCTCTGCACAACGCTGTGTGTGCCGGGCACACGGAAATCGTGAAGTTCCTGGTGCAGTTTGGGGTGAACGTGAACGCTGCAGACAGCGATGGATG GACCCCTCTGCACTGTGCAGCATCCTGCAATAACGTGCAGGTGTGCAAGTTCCTGGTGGAGTCGGGGGCAGCTGTGTTTGCCATGACCTACAGCGACATGCAGACAGCTGCGGACAAGTGCGAGGAGATGGAGGAGGGCTACACacagtgctcccagttcctgTATG GAGTGCAGGAGAAGATGGGCATCATGAACAAAGGAGTGATTTATGGGCTGTGGGATTACGAGGCTCAGAACGACGACGAGCTGTCCATGAAGGAAGGAGACTGCATGACGATCCTGCGCcgtgaggatgaggaggagatCGAGTGGTGGTGGGCACGGCTCAATGACAAGGAAGGCTATGTGCCCAGAAACCTGCTAGGG CTGTATCCAAGGATTAAACCTAGACAAAGAAGCTTGGCATGA